The Faecalibacterium sp. I3-3-89 sequence TTTTTTGTTTCTTTTTTGGTTGTATTGGACACTTCCGGCTGCTTTTTATATGCAACGCAGATTCCGAGCAATTCATAAAAAGCCACACATAAAAAAATTGCCAGTATAACAAGAAGGATTTTACATATTTTATGCTTTTTCATTGTACATCACCGGATTCATTTTTATTTCTTATTCTTATTCATTAGCAATACAATACAATAGAAAACTCAATTTAACCTCAACAAGGTTTGTTTTTTCATCCATGCAAAATCTTCTTTGTACAACAGACTGTTAGATATAGCAAAAACGGCCTTTCAAAAACAGTTAACTTCTAAATCAACTGTTTTTTGAAAGGTCGTTTCATCAGATTCTTATAGCAATCCAGCAAATAATCTCATAAATAATTGTCCCAGTCGCAAATATGCACTTCGTCCGGTTTGATATTGGTCTGTCACATCACGACATTCTCCCATCGTTCTTATCAGATCATTTTTTATTTCCACAACTGCCTGACAATCTGCCATAAAACAGCCGTTTTCAAAATGGTGATATAAACTTCGATAATCCAAATTAATTGTTCCACAAGTTGCCATACAGTCATCTGCCACACTCATTTTTGCATGACAGAAACCAGGAGTCCACTCATAAACACGAACACCATGTTTAACTAATCCATGATAAAAAGAACGAGTTACATTATAAATGAATTTTTTATCAGGGATACCAGGTGTGATAATTCTTACGTCTACCCCTCGCTTAGCAGCCAGACATAACGCATGCGTCATTTCATCTGTTATGATTAGATATGGAGTCATAAACCAACAATATTTTTCAGCTTTATTTATCATACTGATATAAACTTCTTCTCCGACCTGCTCATTATCCATAGGACTGTCTGCATAAGGCTGAACAAAACCTGTTTGCTGTGCTTTATAATCGTAATGAATAATGTATTTACTAAAATCAGTATCATTCGTAGCTTTTTCACTAACAGCATTCCACATTTCTAAAAATGTCACTGTAAGCGACTGAACAGCATCTCCTTCTAAACGAATACCTGTATCTTTCCACTGTCCATACGGGTGTGTGTAATTAAAATATTCGTTTGCTAGATTATATCCACCTGTAAATCCGACTTTTCCATCAATAACTGTTATTTTTCTATGATCACGATTGTTCAAAAACAGATTTAAACCTGGCATAAACGGATTGAATACACGGCAATGAATTCCTATTGTCTCCATTTTTTTCACAAAATCTGTGTTAATAAAGCCTATAGAACCCATATCATCGTAGAATACTCTAACTTCCACACCTGCTTTTACTCGCTCTTCCAGAACATCTTGAATCTTATGCCATGCTTCAGCGTCTTCTATCGCATGATATTCCATAAAGATAAACTTTTGTGCTTTCTCCAAATCCTTAAGCTGTGCCTCTAATCCTTTCACTGCTTCATCAAAATACACAATATCCGTATTCTGATAGATTGGATACTGCGAATTTCTTTGTATGTAACTTGCTATATTTCCTGCTTTCGGAATTGTTTCTTTTATTCTGCTCAAACACTCCTGACTGTCCGGAAGCATTGGTAACAATTTGCTATCAATTTCTGCATACCGCTCACGCATTTTATGTGTGCCACCATTCAAACCAATCAACAAATACAGGCCTACACCCATAATTGGGAAAATTAGAATTAAGATGACCCAAGGCATTTTCATAGAGGATGTCTTATTTGATGCGTACAATCCCAAAACCAAGATCCCACTCAAAATCCTTGTAAATAAATTTATGACTTCTGCATATTCATTCAAGCGTGTTACGATAGTAATAATAAAAATCACTTCCAGAAGAATGCAGATTATGGAAAAACACAGCCGTTTTACCCCATTTTTTGTTTTTGCTTTGCCCTCTAAAGTATCTTGTTTCATATATATTCCGCCTTCCTACTTGCTCAGTTTTCTCCCTAAATTTCGTGGAACATACCAATTTTGTCTTTTATTCTCTGCATTTCATTACACCGGACTGGATAAGTTTGGTGCGGATGTCCTCATACAGTGAAATAATTTGATACTTACAAGTATATTCCAAATAGTCAGAATTGCAATAGGTAACATGAGCCGTTTTCAACTGACAATGCAAATCTTATTCGGTATGCCCGAAGATCGTCGCAAATGTATTCCTTCAATGGTAACAATCATGGAGATTAGCGTTTATCTGGAGATCGCCAAAGGATAAATAGAAGCAGTATTAAAGCCGTTCACCACGCAGATTTTCCAGCGTGGCGAACGGCTTTTTTGCTGCCCCTATATTTACAGGTAGGCGGAATCGAAGAAGTCTTTTAATGTAATTCCTAAACCCTGACAAATTCTTTCAATCGTCTCTACGCTTAACTGACCTCCCCGACGGGCAGTACTTTGGATCGTTGAATACGATATCCCGCATTTTTTTGTCAACACACATAGATTCATATCACGCTCTTGCATTAAATCCTGAACACGCTTGATCGTATCCACGAAAATCCCTCCCATCTTTTTAGTTCAAAACTTTTCCAACGATCTCAAATCTTTGCTCTGGAGATATAAGGATCGGCGAATATTTGGTGTTAAGAGAAACCAAAACCGGTTGGTTATGCACCACGCCATAGCTGTCGGTAAGGAACTCTGCTTGGGATTTGTCTGGGGTATGTTCATCGTATTTTTTCAGATATCCACAGTCATCATATACGAATATCCCGATATCCCCGCATTCAAGTTCTTCGCAGCGCTTCACCCATACAATCTGTCCGTTATGATAACGTGGCTCCATACTATCACCGCTAACGTATATCCCGAACTCGGCACCAGCCGGAACGCTACTGGCAGGCACTTGTATCTGCTGGAACATTTCACCCTCAAGAAAAGCTCCTAGACCTGCCGATACTGGCAACTCTGATACAGGCATCATTATGTAGTCGATTTCCGCGGGTTCTTCTGCGTCTGGCTGGTAGCGCCGGGATGCAATCAAGTCCATTTCGTACTCAGCGACCTTTTTTTGCCCGATGTCATTTAGAAGGGCGGGTTTCTGAAAGTTCTTTGTAAAGTAGGAAGGACCCTCCTTGATGTTCAATGCGTAGCAGATTGCAACTAGTTGGTAGATGCTAGGAGTGGTATAGCCTTTTTCCCATTTGCTGATTCCTTTATCACTGACATCGACGCCATAGTGACGGAGAAGTTCAGAGAAAGCTACAAGTGAATAGCCATTCCTTTTTCGTGTGCCTGCGAGAATCTGACCAACCTCATTGCTATCCCTCGCAGCGACTGCATCATAGCGCACTGTGGATGGGGCTATGTGCATTTTGGTGAGCATGGTTTTCTTTTTCATAACAAGAACACTCCTTTGTGATCCGGTAGCTCTATTATAGTATAGAAAATACAGGAAATCAATAAGAAATCTCCAAAATAGCGACAAATGCGTAATTGACATCTCCATAAAGTAGGTATATAATCGAATCAAATCAACGAATAACAGCTTTTTGGTGTTGATTCTGGACCGAAATCGTATTTGTTCGGTGTTTTTAAGAGGTGATATTATGAGAAAAGAAAACGTAAGATGCCCGATGTGCGGAACCATGAACTATGATGTAGATCTTGATGCAACCGATGGCTGGACAAAATGCCGTCTGTGCAAAGCGGTAACCTGTTCTATGGATGAGTGGAAAAAACATACAGTGTCCGTTCCGCTGTTGAACGAAAAGCAGCTCGTGGCACGCAGCATGGTTCGCAAGTAATACACGCTGCGTTCTGATAAATCTGCAAAAAAGGAGGATTTCTGATGTGTGGTGATTACAACCTTCGCCGTGAGAAAAGATACGTCGAAGTGGACGTTCGTTTTACTCCTGATGGCAAGATCCGCCCTCTTGCCATAAACTATGACAAGGCTCACACTTATGGCATTGATCGTGTCTTGGCAGTCAAGCACGGTACATCACGTTTTGGCGTGAAAGGGCATTGCTTCACCTGCCTGATTTGCGGGCAGAAGCGGAATCTTTGGCTTGAGCAGGGCAAGTGGTTCGTGGAAGCCTACTGCTCCGTGCCGGAAAGCCGTGCTTCGTAATGGCAAGGTACTTATCCCGCGCAGACCTTTCGCGCATAGCGGGTAAGTATATCGACCAGTACTATACCCGCTTCGGGATCAGCAAAGATGCCCCGGAACCCATTGACCCTGAACGGCTTGCAAGCGCTGTTCTTGGGCTGAATGTGAAAATGCTGCCGCTATGTAGCGATGGCAGCGTCCTCGGACTTACCGTTTTTCAAAGATGCGGTTTTACCGTAACTTTAGGGGATGGTACAAAGCTTGTAGAGATATTCATGCCGAAGGACGTTGTGATCGATTCTGCCCTTGCGGCAGACGGCTGCACCGGATGCCGGAATTTCACGATAGCGCATGAGGCGGCACACCAGATTTTAGCTGATCTGTTCCCGAACGACTATGGAAAAGCAGTCAAGTGCCGTGGGCACATTGCCTATCGGGAACGAAACGGACAACCCTCATGGGAAGAATGGCAGGCAAACACCCTTGCAGCAGAGCTGCTGATGCCGACATTTCTGGTCAACGTCGAAATAGAACGGGCAGCGCTGTGCCTGCCGAATGGAATCCTATACAAATCCGCATCTGACCCGAACTATGAAAAAATTCTGGAGATGGCTGTGCGGATGGGAGTATCGTGGTCTGCTATCAGGATCAGACTACAGCAGATGCAGGTCATAAAAGGCAAACCCATCCACTGCCATCCATTGGACATCATCCGATTTGGAGAATAAACATGATTCAGTCAAATAATCGTCCTTTTAAAAATAAACCGCTGAGCAATATACAGCAGGCACAATTCAGCATCGGCTGGAGGTTTTGCCCCGTTTGCGGACACAAGCTCTACCAAAAAGATGAGAGCTGTTCAGGCACTATCCGCATAAAGTGCCTCAAGTGCGGCAACGTAGCAACGGTTGATTTAGCCTATCGCAGGCGTTGATTGCTTTATAGGCAAAACACAATTTCAAAAATCGGGTGCATTGCACCCTGAATATGGACTGTTCGTCACCGAGCAACGGGCCATTGCCGCAAGGCAATGTATGAAACGCGCACCAAATAGCCGGGCAACAGCTGATAGAGTGATTCTGCTTTAGAACCGCTCTGTTAGTTGGTTGTCCGGCTATTTTTTTAGCCTTCAGGTAGCCTGCTCCCGTAAAAAGGAGCAGGCTTTATGTTTGTCCGTTTTTCGTGGATGCCCCAAGCGGCGAAATATCCGTAGCCTTCCAAATTTTCGACTTTTTACGCTTTATCGAAAATTTGGAGGTTTAACATGGGCTTCAACTATGGTTTGGAAAAGAAGAATTTTGATAGTCAGTGGGCTATGACCCGCAAGCAGTATGAAGATGCCGGTATGAGCAGCGAAGCGATTCAGGCAATGTACGATTACGACTGGTCTGTTTTTAACGCTAATCGCTCTTACCAGAACCATACGCAGGAAATGGCTGCGCCGTCCTTTGAGCAGAGCGAAGAATCCTACTCGCCCTTGATGAACAAGTATCAGGAAGCCGTTTCCGTTACGGATACTTACCACGAAACTAAAAGCCGTTTTGCATGGATTGGTGAGATTGAGAACGAGCAGTTGCTTACTGCACTCGAAACTTTGAAAACCGAAGATTTGGAAATTATCACCATGTACGCTTACGAGGGATACGACATCACTGAAATTTCTAAAGTCTACGGCGTATCTCGGCCCACTATTAGTATCAAAATCAAGAGAATTACTAAATTTTTGAAAAACTTCAATTTTAATGCTACGAATTGACCCTTCTCGATGCCTACCAAGTGAAGGGACAATTTTCCAAGCGGCACTCGCCGCAGGGAAAAACGTCCAACCTCATGAACCTTGAAAACTGAATAGTTCCGTCATCTGGTACTCCGATAATGATACTTCCGTAATTCGCGGCCCGGTCACAAAGCAGACGGGGTGGCTGAAATGCCAATGAAGCGGTACAAGTCCGCTGCCAGATGTTTATGCCCCACTCGTAGGGGGCCGAGGGCGAATATGCGAGACCTTTAATCATATTGATCCGGGAACTGCCGGGTACGTTTTTGCGCATCCGGCAGTTTCCGTTTTTTACGTATCCCAATTTATTCTCTATCCGAATATCCACTTTGATACATATAGGAGGACACTTTTATGGATGAGTTGAACCCCACGGTGCGCGAGCAGGAGATCTACGAGGAGATGGAGCTGACCCCTGAGATGGTCAAGTCCATCCGCACCCTCTGCGGTACCTGTCTGCGGCACTTTGTGGATGCAAAGGCATTCAAGATCGCACTTGTACCCAGCGCAGACCGGAGCATGGACACCTGCACCGTCTGCCAGATGCGGCGCGGCTACGATTATGTAGTCATGCACCGCTGACCCAACCATACCACCATACCTTGAACGAAGCCCGCTGCGGAACATCCGGCAGCGGGCTTTGCACATAACAACATGGAGGTACAATTTTGCAGCAAAACTGGAAATTCCAACGCGGAGACATCTTCTTCACCCATTTCGGGGCGAGCACCGGTTCGGAACAGTGCGGTGACCGTCCGGCGGTCATTCTTCAGAATGACGTGGGCAACTATCACTCTCCGACCCTGATCGTTGCGACCATGACAAGCAAGGCGGAAAAGAAAGTAAACCAGCCGACCCACTGCCTGTTGGAAAACGCAGGGTTGAATATGCCGTCCGTTGTGCAGGCAGAGCAGATCTTCACCATCGACAAGAGCCGGGCGCTGAAGTATCTGGGGCATCTGACCCCGGAGGAGATGCGCAGGGTGGATGATGCAGTGCGTATCAGCCTTGCGCTGAACCCCATGGGCAGCATCCAGCAGATGGAGCCTATCCGGCGCTCTACGGCGCTTTACGCGCCGCCTGAGGTGGTGGATGGCAAACCACCTGTCTACCCCTATACGCCCATCAAATCGTCTTTTGAGAACGCCGGAAGCATCGAGGAAATGATGCTGTACACCGAGTTGCAATCCGCGGTTCATGCCATGATCCAGCGGTTGGAATACAGCTTCACCTTCAATCCCAGCCTGCTCACCAGCCCGAAGCGTAAGCAGCAGGTGGCTGAGATCTTAGAGGAAGCCGAGAAGTACATTTGGAGAATTAAGGAGGAAATGCGATGCGCCTGAACGAAAACAATACCTTCATTGGTATCAACCCGCCGTACCAGCTTTCGGTCATCCACAGCAGCAAGCTGATCTATCCCCGCGAGATCTACCAGCGGGGCGTGGAGCGCAAGCGGGTGGAGCTGATCGCCAGAGACTTCAATGAGTACATCGTTAACGAGCCGAAGGTCAGCTTCCGCAACGGCAGATACTATGTGATGGACGGGCAGCACACCATCGAGGGCTGCATCCTCCTCAACGGTGGCGCGGACCGCCCGATCCTCTGCAAGGTCTACACCGGACTGACGATGGAGCAGGAAGCCCTGCTCTTTGCGGAGCAGAACGGTCACGCCGCACCCCTGTCGGCGGGCATCA is a genomic window containing:
- the cls gene encoding cardiolipin synthase — protein: MKQDTLEGKAKTKNGVKRLCFSIICILLEVIFIITIVTRLNEYAEVINLFTRILSGILVLGLYASNKTSSMKMPWVILILIFPIMGVGLYLLIGLNGGTHKMRERYAEIDSKLLPMLPDSQECLSRIKETIPKAGNIASYIQRNSQYPIYQNTDIVYFDEAVKGLEAQLKDLEKAQKFIFMEYHAIEDAEAWHKIQDVLEERVKAGVEVRVFYDDMGSIGFINTDFVKKMETIGIHCRVFNPFMPGLNLFLNNRDHRKITVIDGKVGFTGGYNLANEYFNYTHPYGQWKDTGIRLEGDAVQSLTVTFLEMWNAVSEKATNDTDFSKYIIHYDYKAQQTGFVQPYADSPMDNEQVGEEVYISMINKAEKYCWFMTPYLIITDEMTHALCLAAKRGVDVRIITPGIPDKKFIYNVTRSFYHGLVKHGVRVYEWTPGFCHAKMSVADDCMATCGTINLDYRSLYHHFENGCFMADCQAVVEIKNDLIRTMGECRDVTDQYQTGRSAYLRLGQLFMRLFAGLL
- a CDS encoding helix-turn-helix domain-containing protein, with product MDTIKRVQDLMQERDMNLCVLTKKCGISYSTIQSTARRGGQLSVETIERICQGLGITLKDFFDSAYL
- a CDS encoding XRE family transcriptional regulator, which translates into the protein MKKKTMLTKMHIAPSTVRYDAVAARDSNEVGQILAGTRKRNGYSLVAFSELLRHYGVDVSDKGISKWEKGYTTPSIYQLVAICYALNIKEGPSYFTKNFQKPALLNDIGQKKVAEYEMDLIASRRYQPDAEEPAEIDYIMMPVSELPVSAGLGAFLEGEMFQQIQVPASSVPAGAEFGIYVSGDSMEPRYHNGQIVWVKRCEELECGDIGIFVYDDCGYLKKYDEHTPDKSQAEFLTDSYGVVHNQPVLVSLNTKYSPILISPEQRFEIVGKVLN
- a CDS encoding ImmA/IrrE family metallo-endopeptidase, translated to MARYLSRADLSRIAGKYIDQYYTRFGISKDAPEPIDPERLASAVLGLNVKMLPLCSDGSVLGLTVFQRCGFTVTLGDGTKLVEIFMPKDVVIDSALAADGCTGCRNFTIAHEAAHQILADLFPNDYGKAVKCRGHIAYRERNGQPSWEEWQANTLAAELLMPTFLVNVEIERAALCLPNGILYKSASDPNYEKILEMAVRMGVSWSAIRIRLQQMQVIKGKPIHCHPLDIIRFGE
- a CDS encoding sigma-70 family RNA polymerase sigma factor — encoded protein: MGFNYGLEKKNFDSQWAMTRKQYEDAGMSSEAIQAMYDYDWSVFNANRSYQNHTQEMAAPSFEQSEESYSPLMNKYQEAVSVTDTYHETKSRFAWIGEIENEQLLTALETLKTEDLEIITMYAYEGYDITEISKVYGVSRPTISIKIKRITKFLKNFNFNATN
- a CDS encoding type II toxin-antitoxin system PemK/MazF family toxin; the protein is MQQNWKFQRGDIFFTHFGASTGSEQCGDRPAVILQNDVGNYHSPTLIVATMTSKAEKKVNQPTHCLLENAGLNMPSVVQAEQIFTIDKSRALKYLGHLTPEEMRRVDDAVRISLALNPMGSIQQMEPIRRSTALYAPPEVVDGKPPVYPYTPIKSSFENAGSIEEMMLYTELQSAVHAMIQRLEYSFTFNPSLLTSPKRKQQVAEILEEAEKYIWRIKEEMRCA